The window ACTGCTAAAAGCATTACTCACTGACTCTATCAATCCGGTTAGTCCAAACCCATCCAGAATACCCTTCCGGCACCCGTTTTATATCCTCTTTAGTGTCAAACCCTTCTGAAAAACCTCCATCTCCCGCAACTAAAACCACTCTTGTTCCTGCACTATCCATCCTGGAACTAAATTTTCCCGGCCAGCCCCAGATAACGGGTGCAATTTTCTCGGGGATATGAAGCTGGGTGTTCTTGCAGGCATCCGGTATAAATCCAGTCCAGCCAATCGCCATATACGGAAGGAGGCAGCTTTTTAAGGTAGCCTTCGACATCGCCCGCACCTCTGGAAGCTCTTTTAACAGCGATGCGATAGGTTCGTCTCCGCCGTATACCGATATATGCTCTAATCCACTTACAGTACGCAAATAGTCAGCCAGCATTTTCCCCTCATTGGGATCATTGCTTTTAATATGAAGCAACAACTCCTTATCCGGAAACTCAACTAGCACCTCCTCAAGAGAAGGCATTAACCCCACGCCTTTCCCCCGGAAAGGATATGTCTTTCCGTTGTCGGCGGTATACCCATAACCAATATCAAGGGCCTTAAGGTTTTCCATAGTGTTGTCTCGGGTAACTCCAGTTCCATTTGTCCTGCAGTCGAGAGTCCAATCATGGAATACAGCAAATTCACCATCCTTCGTCGGATGGATATCAATTTCGACTATATCTGCCCCTGCTGCGAATGCTGCTTCCATTGACGGCAGTGTGTTTTCTAAATACTGATGTTCGGGTGGGTAAATTCGCTCGGCCGTACATGTTTCATTGGTAATCCCGTCCATCGGGAAGGTTTGTGCCAAGCCCCGATGAGCCAGGAGCAGGGGTTCTGCCTTGCTATTGGAAAAATAAGAAGTGTTATTCAGGAATATAAATAAAACAAGGATAATGAGGGCTATTATTGCGCGCTTCCACTTCCTTTTCATGTTTTCCATCTCCTTTTAAAAAGCATTGCCCAAATGGACAATGCCCCGAAAATTATCAGCTGGTTGTTTTTGCAAAAATGCATGTGGAAGAGAGATTCCCCTCTACATCAATACTATCATTTTTCAAGATCCCTTCCAGTTGGAAACCGAGCCGTTCCGGAATCTTTCTGCTTTTTTCATTTCTCGAGTCACAGCGGATTTCAACCCGTTTTGCACCAAGCTCCTTGAATGCGAAATTTGCAATCCCTTTTGCAGCCTCTGTCATAAAGCCCTTTCCACCAAAACGGCTGTCTATCCAATAGCCAATCTCAAATTTAGGAACATCCCAGTTGATCCGATGAAGCCCCGACGATGCAATCAAATCTCCGGTTCTCTTATTAAATACAAGCAGCCTTAAGTCTTGCCTCATTAAAAACTTTGCATGTGATTCCCTGATGTTTGCCTCGACATCATCCTCGCTTTGGTTAGCATGTGCCCAGGGCATCCATGGTTTCAACTCTTCGAGCGAAGCCTGGATGGCCTGGTACACGGCACTTCCATCGCCTGGTTTCGGCATTCTGATTAAAAGTCTTTCTGTTTCAAATTCTGAAGGAAATTCCAGCAAAACCGGATTCATTCTCCCTTCCCCCTTTTATTTTTTTATGTAATCAACAGTCCTATTTAAAGCAGTATGCCATCTTCCTGTTCAAATGCTGCAAGGAACGAAACTGCCACTTCGACCGATTTTCGCCCTGTCTATTTTTGTTACTCATTTCAAGAGTCAACCCGGCTCTATAACCCAATCGAAAAAAACTGCTTTTATTATCCAAAGTTTACATTATGATTCCACAGTAGTCCATGCGATAAGATATTTTCTGCATATCTTACTGTCAGGAGAATGGGAATATTTAATCTGTTCCAGGATACTAATGGCAATGATAATTTTGAAGAAAAGCCCTTTTTACTTCAAAAAAATCAAAAAACACTCCTTCATCAGGAGTGCAACTTTATTCCCAAGTGTTCATTTTGCTTTACTATTGAAATAAATAAAAAGGTTCGTCAGCCATTTTGCCAAAAGGACCACAACCAGATAACAGATAAATAAGGTTAGGTAATTCGTCCCTTGCTTCAGTACCATTAGATTAGCAGAAACATAAATAGGCTTAAAAATGAATGCAAGTATTGCCGATACAATAATCGTTATACAAGTAGTAATTTTTATTTCTATTCAACGTCCATTGATAGGTAAGCATAAACACGACCGGAATCAGCGATACATCCAGTGTGAAGCTTGAAGGCAGTATAGGGAAGACTTTATATGGGTAAAAAACCTTACCGTGAGTAGAGTTGTATGCATCAATATACGTAAATATGAAATGAACACAAAATCCATAAAAACCGAGTAGGAAAGCTCGTTTTCTATCAATAGTAAAAAATAAAAGGATAAGCGGGACAATGAGCAAGGCAGCATTTACCCAAAACTGCAAGGAATCGAAGGACGAGTATTCCCGCCAGTAAGTGTTCCACACTTCTGTTAAACTCTTTTCCAGTGACTCAATATTATTGATCATATCTTGCTGTTTGTCAGGCATGGTTCACCCCCGTCACACAGGATAGGGTTATTTTGCTAAGTGCCGCCTGATTTTATTCTACATTAAACCGAGGGCAAAAAAAGTGCCCCTTCAAGCATAGTTATATGCCTTCAGGGACAGCCACCTTTCTTCTTATACTAGTATCATTGAGCTGAGTACTTTCCGTGAACCCTTTGCTAATGTTGCCATAAAGCTGGTAAATTTTTAATCCCGGGTTTACCTCAAGCAATTTATCCATATCCTTTTCCTTACCCTTCACAATAATTGCCTTTTCTGGCGCAATGCCTATTACTTCGAAGGATTCCAATACGAATAGGCTCGTTTGTTTTGTTAGAACAACCCATTTTTGCAACGGGGCCTTTTTAAACTGGACATTCTCTTTCCCTTCAAAGTAACAGCCCTGTTTAGGGTTAAGCTGGATTAAATCCTCTACAATGGCACTTGCAGTTGGAAGCTTCCCGGCACCTGGACCTTGAAGGGTTAAATTCCCGACAATATCCGCATCTATGGAAACTGCATTTTGAACACCCTCAACCGAGTACAACGGATGCGAGGGAGCAACAAGCACAGGTTTAACGGAGCATCTGATGCCCCGGTTCCCTTTTTCAAGTGAGATGACATGCTTTACACGCAATCCACACTCTGAAAAGAGCCGAATTTGAGAGTGGGAAATTCCTGATATGCCCTTCCTTGTTACCCTCTGCCACTCCGGCTGCTCCCCAAACGCAATTTGACTAAGCACCATAGCTTTATAAAAAGCATCATAGCCCTCTATATCACTGCTTGGGTCTGCCTCGGCATATCCTTTATCCTGGGCAGCCTGAAGTGCCTTATGGAATGAAACTCCCTCCACACGCATTTTGGACAATATATAATTGGAGGTTCCGTTAACAATTCCTTCTATCTTTATGATTTTGTTAACATTCAAAAGTGTTCTGACCGTTTGAATTGCAGGGATTCCACCGGCAACAGTCGCTTCAAACCCACAGGCAACATGATATCTGGAAGCATGTTCAAGAAGTTCACTTCCATGGTAAGCAAACATTTCCTTATTCGCGGTTATAATGTGGCAGCCTCTTTCAATTGATTTTTTCAAATAAGTATAACCTGGTTCCCTGCCAACAATTGCTTCTATTACTACATCAAGTTTCGGCAAATTTAATATGTCATTAAAATTTGAGGTAAGGAGGATGTCATCATCTTGCACTTGATGTTTTTCAACATCCCTTACAAGTATGGCCGCGACCTTTACATTTTTACCAAGGATTGCTTTTAACCTTACCTGATGGGACTTAATTGTTTCATATACTCCTTTGCCGACTGTGCCAAAGCCCAATAGTGCAACATGGATGTCCTCCACTTAAATCCCTCCTCAAATTTTTAGGGAAGCCTTGAGAATTCCTCCCCACTTTGAAAACTCGGCAAGGAATCCGTCATGCCCGAAGTCAGTCTCCACTTCAACATAATCAGCCTTTTTCCCAACCTCCTGCAATGCTTCCGCAATTCCCTTAACATGTTTGGGAGGATACAGCAAGTCACCCGTATAGCCTAACAGCAGGGTTTTTGCATTAATCTTCTGAATAGCCTTCCTCCACCCAAGCCTTCCTCTGCCAATATCATGCGAATCCATTGCCTCCAACAAGTACAAATAGCTGTTGGCATCAAAACGGGAAGCAAGCTTTTGCCCCTGATATTTTAAATAGGATTCAATCTGAAAAGTTTCTCCATCTTTTAGCTCTCTGTTAAATCTCTGATTGAACATAGTGCCGGTCCGGTACGTGACCATTCCGACCATCCTGGCGATTTCCAATCCAGCAATCCTGTCTGTCTCTGAATAGAAGCCACCTTTCCAGACTGGGTCCTGCATGATGGCGTTACGGCCTATTGCGTTAAAAGCAATTCCATAATCACTTAAGAAAGGGGTAACGGCCATTGGAATGATTAGATCGGTAAAATCAGGGTATGCAATTGCCAATTCGAGCACTTGCATACCTCCAAGAGACCCTCCAATCGCCGCTTTTAATTTATCGATACCAAGTTTGCGGAGTGCCAGGTACTGTGCATGGACAATGTCTCTTATCGTTATTTTTGGAAAGCCGAATTGGTACGGTTTGTTCGACAGCGGATTTTTACTAGTTGGACCAGTTGATCCCGAGCAGCCTCCCAATACATTGAACGTAATAACCTCATATTCATTCGTATCGATATACTTTCCATCGCCAATCAGTCCATGCCACCAGCCGGGATAGTTTTCCGTACCAATCGTAAACTGATTTCCTGTTAGAGCATGGCAAACCAGGATGATAGGGCCTCCCCTATTCCCGGTCCTTTCGAAGGATAGCTCAGTTTCAGGGAGTATCACACCGCTTTCAAGTACAAGGTCACCGACTTTTATCGTTCCATATTCCGGCGGAGCTGCCGTTTCAAAACGTATCGATGAATGTTCTGCTCTCATCGATTAAGCTGTTCCTCAGGTGCGGCAGAAACACTTGCAGCCTTCAAGAAAGCCTGGTCTAAGTCTTCCTTCAGATCCTTTACAGTTTCAAGTCCGACTGAAAGTCTGATGAGCTCTTCGGTTACGCCGCTTTTCACAAGATCCTCTGCACTGAGCTGCTGGTGTGTAGTAGAAGCCGGATGGATAATCAGTGACTTTGCATCACCAACATTTGCAACATGGGACCACAGTTTGATATTGTCGATAACCTTTTTACCTGCTTCCCGGCCGCCTTTAATGCCGAAAACAATAATCGAGCCATAGCCCCCGCCAAGGTATTTTTTTGCAAGCTGATGGCTTGGATGTTCCTCGAGGCCTGGAAATGAAACCCACTCGACCGCTGGATGGTCTTTTAAGTACTGTGCAATCTCAATGGCATTCTCATTGTGCTTTTGAATTCTCAGGTGCAATGTTTCAAGTCCCTGCAGAAGGAGGAAAGCACTTTGCGGGCTTAACGATGAGCCAAAGTCCCTCAAAAGCTGTACGCGAAGCTTAGTGATGAAGGCGAGCGGACCGACATCCTGGGCAAAGCGAAGGCCATTATAACTAGGATCCGGTTCAGTAAAGCCAGGGAATTTATCACTATTCCAATCAAATTTTCCTGCATCGACAATAAGACCGCCGATTGTTGTACCGTGCCCTCCGATCCACTTAGTTGCTGAATGAACGACGATATCCGCTCCCCATTCGATAGGCCTGCATGAGTACGGAGATGCAAAGGTATTGTCAATGATAAGTGGAATGCCATTTTCATGGGCAATATCCGCAACCGCCTCAACATCTAAGACATTCAAGCTTGGGTTGCCAATGATTTCGCCAAAAATCACCTTTGTTTTAGGTGTAATTGCCTCACGGAAGTTCTCAGGGTTGGTCGAGTCGACAAACCGCACATTGATTCCAAATTTGGGAAGGGTTACAGCGAATAAGTTAAATGTACCACCATATAGGTTTTCCGCGGCTACAATCTCATCACCAGCCTCAGCCAGGTTCATAATCGCCAAGGAAATAGCGGCCATTCCGGAAGAAACAGCAAGGGCAGCCGCGCCCCCCTCAAGAAGGGCAATTCTTTTTTCCAGTACATCAGTTGTTGGATTCATAATCCTTGTGTAAATATTTCCTGACTCCGCAAGAGAAAATAGGTTCTGTGCATGGTCGGTATCCTTAAACACATAGGAAGTTGTCTGGTAAATAGGGACTGCCCTAGATCCAGTTACCGGATCAGGGGTTTGCCCACCATGCAATAATAGTGTTTCTAGGCCAAAGTTTTCATTTTGATTTGTCATTATGTGAATCCCTCCAATTTTTAATTCCTATTGATTTAGGCAGCAAATGAATAATTCATATAAAAAACCCCTCTCCATAAGAAGAGGGGTTTCCTCCTCTTATCTTCCAGGCAAAATACACCTGCAGGAATTAGCACCTTTTCAAGTTTTCACTTGAAGGTTGCCGGACTTCATAGGGCCTGACCCCTCCGTCACTCTGGATAAGAGACTATATGTGGTTTTAAATTACTGTTCATTTTACTACCGCTTGTTATAGAGGATTATAAATGAAGTAAGCGGAATAAGTCAACGAAAAATTCTAAATAGTTTCATTTATCTTTTTTTACTGTACCAAACCGATTTATTATGTGCAGGCTTTTTTTGCCATGATTCACTTATGAATATGCCCAAAATAATAAAGGCAAACTAACTTCTGAACCAAAATAAAAGGAGTGAGTTTTGTGAACAAAGGTCCTAAAATAATGCTCTCAGCTTTATTGCTCTTTGGCCTTGCTGGATGTGGTGCTGACAACAATGATAACGGCAATGCCCAAACAAACAGGGTCAGGACGAACAATGTAAGAACAAACAATGCAAACGACAACCAGAACCTCAGGGTTTCGGAAAAAGCAGCCCGTGCTGTTGAGCGCCTTGACAGGGTCGACAGGGCTCATGTCATCATTTCAAACAACAATGCATATGTTGCCGTTAGACTTGGCGATGATCAAAATAATGGCAATCGCGCCAATACACAAGGTAACCAAAACGGTAATGACAACAACCTGCTGGAAAATGGCCGAATCAACCAAAATGGTGATGACGGAATCATCAATGGCAAAGGTGATGCAGGAAATAAAGGAAATGGAAATGGAAATAACGGCAACAACCAGGGAATGAACGGAATGAATAACAATAACAATGGAGGAGCTGTCGGAAATGATACAGGCAGTTTCGGTTATGACACAGGAACAGGCAGCGGTGTTGGCTTAGGATATGGAGTCGGGAACGGCACATTTATCCAAAATGACATGAACAACAATCAAGGCGGAAATAACAATCAAGGTGGAAATAACAGGACATTCGGCGGTAACAATGGCGATATTATTCGTGACCAGGACTATAAAAATGTCTCGACTGCTTTCGACCAAAAAATTGCTGACCAGGTTCGGACTGCGAACAAAAGGATCCACAGAGTTTACATTTCGTATAATGACGATTTTTATAACACCATGAACAATTACGCAAACGATATTGATAATGACCGTAATGGACGTGGACTATTCAATGACTTTACCGACACGATGCAGGATGTATTCAACGTAGACAACCGCAGGTAATCTAAAAGTCGCAAGCGCCTAATGACAGGCAAAAAGCCGCCTGTCTCTGCGATGTTAATTCAAGGATGCTTACCTTTGTGTCACTGCGATGATTACTCTTGGAGCTTTCCTTAGTGTTCAGCTCCGTATGGCCTCCTCGAAAATCCTCTTTACGCTATCGCGTAAATTCGTGGAATGTAACTTCGGGGAAACCTTTCTGGAGCTATCACTTTTTCTTAGTGCAATGTGTATGCAGCCGAAGCATTCCTTGTAGAGCTAGATTGAACCAGCCCCTAGAGACAGGTAAAATGCGCCTCGTGACAGGCAAAGAGCCGCCTGTCTCTGCGATGTTAATTCAATGATGCTTTCCTTTGTGTCCCTGTGCGGGAGAAGGATACCGGGTGAAAAAAATGCCCTCTCTCTATTTTAAGAGTGAGGGCATTCACATTTACTTTATTCCTTCTTCAATTTCTTTAGCCATTTCCGTTACTGAAACAAGGCCTCCGCCTGACAGGTACCAGTAATCCGGATCCAGGTAAACGATGTTATCATTTTTATAGGCCTTTGTCTTTTTAATAAGGTCATTTTCAATAAGTGGTTTTGCAGAAGAACTTCCTTCCTGGACGACAGCTCCGCGGTCGATAACAAACAAGTAATCAGGATCTTGTTCCAGAATGTATTCGAAGGAAATGGTCTGTCCGTGTGTTGAAACCTCAATGTTTTTATCTACTGGCTCTATTCCGAAGTTGTCATGGACAATCCCAAACCGCGAGCCTGAGCCGTATGCACTTAACGAACCTTCATTCGCTAGTACAATGAGGCCATTTTTGCCAGTCGCTTTTCCTTGTTCATTCAAGGAATCAATTGTTTTTTGTACCTCAGAAAGCTTTTCTTCCACTTCAGCTTCTTTTCCAAAAATTTTACCAAGTGTTGTTGTATTTTCTTTAAAAGACTCAAGGTATTTACTTGTATCAAGCCCCATAAAAATGGTCGGCGCAATTTCATTCAGCTCTTCATACGAATCCTGTTGGCGGCCTGAAATAATAATTAAATCAGGGCCAAGCTCGTTGATTTTTTCAAAATCAGGCTCTTTAATTCCACCGACATTTTCATATTCAGACCCTTTGTACTTTTCAAGGTATCCAGGAACTGTTTCTTGAGGTAGTCCTGTCACCTTTACATCGAGTTCATCAAGAGTATCAAGTACACCATAATCAAATACTATGACATTTTGCGGATTCTTCTTGACCTTTGTTTCCCCAAGCTGATGGGTGACTGTTATTTTTTCCGATTCATCAGAAGATGCCCCATTGTTCTTCGCATCCGAATTTCCGCAGGCTGCTGTGAATACCATTATCAGTCCAAGCAGAACAGTCAAAACAAAGTTTTTCTTCATTTTATCCACCTCATATAGTTAAGTAGTCTCTAAGTTAGTTATGAGAAAAAGACACAGATATTATTACCATTGATTTCTTCAATATGGAAATCCATGTCGTATACCTTGTTTAGCACTGGACATGAAATGATGTCACAAGTCGGCCCTTCCTGGACTACCTTTCCATCCTTCAGCGCCACAATATAATCAGAATAGCACGATGCAAAGTTGATATCATGAAGGACGATAACAACTGTTTTGCCAAGTTCATCACACAGCCTGCGCAGAACCTTCATAATTTGAACAGAGTGTTTCATGTCCAAGTTGTTAAGTGGTTCATCAAGAAGGATATATTCCGTATCCTGGGCAAGCACCATCGCAATATATGCGCGCTGCCTTTGCCCGCCGCTCAGCTGGTCGAGATATTTATCCTGAATATCTTCAAGTTCCATATAGTTGATTGCCTCATCAACAAGCTTCCAGTCCTCTTTATTCAGCCTTCCCTGTGAATACGGGAAACGTCCAAAAGATACTAGTTCACGGATGGTAAGCTTCAAACTGATATGGTTTGATTGCTTCAGAATTGAGATTTTCTTCGCTAGCTCAGTGCTCTTCTTTTTGCTGATATCGACGCCATCTATCAAAATCTGCCCTTCATCTTTAGTGATTAGTCGGCTAATCATGGAGAGAAGAGTACTTTTTCCCGCGCCATTTGGGCCAATGAAGGAAGTAATTTTACCCTTTTGGATTTTTACAGAGACATTGTCGACAACATTCTTTGTACCGTATCCTTTTGAAACAGAAATGACATCCAACATTTTATTTACTCTCCCTTAGCAAAAGATATATGAAATACACTCCGCCGATAAAGTTGATAATCACGCTCAATGTTGTTGAGAACGTAAATACTCTTTCAACGATAAGCTGCCCCCCAGCAAGGGCAATGATGCTGATTAAAACTGAACCTGTTAAAAGTACACTGTGCCTGAATGTTTTTAGGAATTCATGGGCCACGTTGGCAACCAATAGGCCGAGGAACGTGATAGGCCCAACCAATGCGGTCGAAACTGAAACAAGAATGGCAATTACAACAAGAAGCCGTTTGACAATATAGTCATAATCGACCCCAAGGTTTATTGCATGTTCCTTGCCAAGGGCCATAACATCAAGATATTTAACGAATTTTACTGAATATGCCATGACTGCAATCACTGTTATTAAAGCGAGAATCAATAATTCGGTGTTGACGTTATTGAAACTTGCAAACATACGATCCTGGACAATCTGGAATTCATTCGGATCAATCAGGACTTGCAGGAAGGTTGTAATGCTGGCAAAGAACGTTCCGAAAATGATTCCGACCAGAAGGAGAAGATATATATTTTGCCCTTCCCTCTTAAATAAAAGCCTGTACAGAATGCCGGAAAAAATGACCATCAAGCCTACAGAAATCAGGAAGTTTAGATTTTTATTCACGACCATGACACTCATCGAGCCAAAACCGAAAATCAATACGGTCTGAATAAGCATATAAAGGGAATCGAGCCCTATAATCGATGGTGTCAAAATCCGGTTATTAGTAATCGTTTGGAAAATCACTGTCGATATTGCGATTACTGCACCTGTCAGCGCTATCGCAAGGATTTTTTTCAGACGCCTCGGAAGAGCATAATCCCAGTTCGGACCAAGATCCAAAAATACAAACAGTACGATGGCAAGTAGCGAGAAGGCTGCGAGAAGCAGAATTTTTGTTTTGTTATGCATATGCCTTTCTCCTCATCACCAAATAAAGGAAGATTCCACTGCCGATGACCCCTACTGTCAGTCCAATTGGAATTTCGTATGGATAGATAATGATCCTTCCAAGAATATCGCAGGCCAGGACGAAAACCGCTCCCATCAGGGATGTATGCGCCAGACTGTTCTTTAAATGATCTCCCCTGTACATCGTTACAATGTTTGGAACAATCAAGCCCAGAAATGGAATCATCCCGACTGTCAAAATTACTAGCGCCGTAATCAGCGCCACAATGCTAAGGCCTATATTAACAATCTGCTTATGGTTCAGGCCAAGATTTGTTGCAAATTCTTCGCCCATCCCCGCAATTGTGAATTTATTAGCATATAGGAACGCAACTACAAGAAGCGGAATGCTTATATAAAGAAGTTCGTATCTCCCTTGTATCATCATGGAGAAATTCCCTTGCAGCCAGGAGGACATGTTCTGGATCAGGTCATTTTTATAAGCGAAAAACGTGGTGATCGAGCCAACTATATTTCCGAACATCATTCCTACGAGCGGTATAAAAATAGCATCCTTATATTTTACTCTGTCGAGGATCTTCATAAATATGAATGTACCTGCTAAGGCAAAGGCAAAAGCGACTAGCATTTTTACAAAAGGGCTGGCAGATGTGAACAGCATTAGTGAAACAAGAATACCAAGCCTTGCGGAATCCATTGTTCCAGCAGTAGTCGGAGAAACGAATTTGTTTCGCGTTAGCTGCTGCATAATGAGTCCACTAATACTCATCCCCACCCCGGCAAGGATGATACTCACCAAACGAGGAATACGGCTTGCAAGCAGTATGTCCGCTTGGTCTCCGCTCAAACTAAATAAATCGAGCGGGCTTATATCAGTGACCCCAATAAATAGGGATGCAATGGATAGGATGATAAAAGCTGCAATTAAATAAATCAGTCTCATGTGGCTTTCCCCAGGCCTTCAAAATTTTAGGTTCATTGTCTAATAGAGAATTATTATCATTTACTCATAAAAAAAAGGTGAAACAGTGTTTTTAATGTTTTCACTATGGTTAGTGAATTATCTTACAAGTTTAATGTTAATGATATTCATTCTCATTGTCAATCAGTTTTGACTTTTAAATGTGGCAAAAAGCAAAACCTTCATTATTATCTCTCAGTTATTTTCTGATATGTATTTTCCTGTAATTATATTGTTATTTTATCCACAATTAATTGAACCAGGAACGTAAAAAGCGGCTAAAGAAAGCTTAGCCGCCACGTTATTACTTTTTAAATTCTGTATAAATATGAATTGCATCCCTCAGGAACTTTGCAGTGCCTGGCTGGTCCTTATCATAATATGAAGTAAAACGTTCGTCATCAACATACATCTGTGCAAGACTGGCGTGAGCCTCCTTGCTATAGCTGCTCCAGTAAAACATCAGCCACTTCTTATGCAATCCCGCAGCCTTTTGAGCGAGTTCTCCGGCAGGATTACCGGTTTTGAAGGCTTCTGCCAATGTACGCTGAACCTCCACAGCAAGTTTCGTCACTTCTTCATGCTGTTCCGGCGTCATGCTCTTTACTTTCGCATACGATTGCTCAACTTCATCTTTTCCATACTTTTGTCTAATCTCATCCCCGTACTTTTCTTCATTCTCCTCAATCATCTTTTGTTTGAAGCCTTCAAATTTTTCTTTGTCACTCATCGTAGAACTCCCTTCCTTTGATTTAATTGTTTTTTCCACATTGGCTATCAACAGCTCAAGCTGTCGCCTCTTTTCCAGGAGTTTTTCGCGATGGCCCCTTAAAGCAGCCACCTCATTGAAGCCTGGCGCAATGATGATATCCTTTATTGTTTCAAGTGGCACATCAAGCTCCCTGTAAAATAGGATTTGCTGCAGCCTGTTCACCT is drawn from Bacillus sp. FJAT-18017 and contains these coding sequences:
- a CDS encoding MerR family transcriptional regulator; translation: MEYTVQRLADLAGISARTLRYYDEIGILKPARINSSGYRIYGSAEVNRLQQILFYRELDVPLETIKDIIIAPGFNEVAALRGHREKLLEKRRQLELLIANVEKTIKSKEGSSTMSDKEKFEGFKQKMIEENEEKYGDEIRQKYGKDEVEQSYAKVKSMTPEQHEEVTKLAVEVQRTLAEAFKTGNPAGELAQKAAGLHKKWLMFYWSSYSKEAHASLAQMYVDDERFTSYYDKDQPGTAKFLRDAIHIYTEFKK
- a CDS encoding iron chelate uptake ABC transporter family permease subunit, with amino-acid sequence MHNKTKILLLAAFSLLAIVLFVFLDLGPNWDYALPRRLKKILAIALTGAVIAISTVIFQTITNNRILTPSIIGLDSLYMLIQTVLIFGFGSMSVMVVNKNLNFLISVGLMVIFSGILYRLLFKREGQNIYLLLLVGIIFGTFFASITTFLQVLIDPNEFQIVQDRMFASFNNVNTELLILALITVIAVMAYSVKFVKYLDVMALGKEHAINLGVDYDYIVKRLLVVIAILVSVSTALVGPITFLGLLVANVAHEFLKTFRHSVLLTGSVLISIIALAGGQLIVERVFTFSTTLSVIINFIGGVYFIYLLLRESK
- a CDS encoding ABC transporter permease; this translates as MRLIYLIAAFIILSIASLFIGVTDISPLDLFSLSGDQADILLASRIPRLVSIILAGVGMSISGLIMQQLTRNKFVSPTTAGTMDSARLGILVSLMLFTSASPFVKMLVAFAFALAGTFIFMKILDRVKYKDAIFIPLVGMMFGNIVGSITTFFAYKNDLIQNMSSWLQGNFSMMIQGRYELLYISIPLLVVAFLYANKFTIAGMGEEFATNLGLNHKQIVNIGLSIVALITALVILTVGMIPFLGLIVPNIVTMYRGDHLKNSLAHTSLMGAVFVLACDILGRIIIYPYEIPIGLTVGVIGSGIFLYLVMRRKAYA